The Lacerta agilis isolate rLacAgi1 chromosome 5, rLacAgi1.pri, whole genome shotgun sequence genome has a segment encoding these proteins:
- the MRPL43 gene encoding 39S ribosomal protein L43, mitochondrial produces MTSRGTPSRFLASVLRNGVGRYVGQLQRLTLTVSRDAQSSRGARQYIEEKVVDFARQNPGIVFYVTPKQTRVPTLTAEYMNGTIKVECLTSKTVDEIEKITQKLAGQSGLEIIRIRKPFHTDNPSIQGQWHPFTNKPSKLNVEALGQQLLQPPQN; encoded by the exons ATGACCAGCCGAGGTACCCCGAGCCGCTTCCTGGCCAGCGTCTTGAGGAACGGGGTGGGCCGCTACGTGGGGCAGCTCCAGCGCCTCACCTTGACGGTCAGCCGGGATGCGCAGAGCTCGCGGGGCGCCAG aCAATACATTGAAGAAAAGGTGGTGGACTTTGCCAGGCAGAACCCTGGGATTGTGTTCTATGTTACTCCCAAGCAGACCAGGGTCCCTACGTTGACTGCTGAATACA TGAATGGAACCATAAAAGTAGAGTGTTTAACCAGCAAGACAGTGGATGAGATTGAAAAGATCACCCAGAAGCTGGCAGGCCAGTCTGGCCTGGAGATCATCCGTATCAGAAAGCCTTTCCATACAGATAACCCCAGTATCCAAGGCCAGTGGCACCCATTCACAAATAAGCCCAGCAAGCTCAACGTGGAAGCTCTGGGTCAGCAGCTTCTCCAGCCCCCACAAAACTAA